From Vanessa cardui chromosome 29, ilVanCard2.1, whole genome shotgun sequence, a single genomic window includes:
- the LOC124541835 gene encoding fatty acyl-CoA reductase wat-like yields MSGGSMLQFYHKVSRLASILFYFSTREWRWADARAAALWARTARADRAVFPFRLADMSWDYMAETFILGLRVYLVKDDLSTLPEARKKWNRLFYLHQLVKLATYSLVIYLVYILVTSIYSFIMG; encoded by the exons ATGTCTGGCGGCAGCATGCTGCAGTTCTACCACAAGGTGTCGCGTCTGGCGAGCATCCTGTTCTACTTCTCGACGCGCGAGTGGCGCTGGGCGGACGCGCGCGCGGCCGCGCTGTGGGCGCGCACGGCCCGCGCCGACCGCGCCGTGTTCCCCTTCCGCCTCGCCGACATGTCCTGGGACTACATGGCCGAGACCTTCATCCTCG GTCTGAGGGTGTACCTGGTCAAGGATGATCTCTCAACGCTACCGGAAGCTAGAAAGAAATGGAACAG ACTTTTCTATCTCCACCAACTCGTCAAACTAGCGACATAcagtttagtaatttatttagtttacattCTAGTCACGAGTATATATTCCTTTATAATGGGTTAG